A section of the Drosophila subobscura isolate 14011-0131.10 chromosome A, UCBerk_Dsub_1.0, whole genome shotgun sequence genome encodes:
- the LOC117903577 gene encoding serine protease persephone isoform X1, producing MFAPLLWGLLLLGSCGLNTAGEEGEECMVKENLPGICRSSSTCEPFVDGYIKSGILTINDVPSCGLGPREEIICCPTKPCCPNDIAETTSTARPPVSATPISRVDVPQERPSVVACKRIQSRFGENRLTVHILEGIPVNPGVYPHMVAIAYSTFGAPPEYRCGGSLISSRFVLTAAHCVNSEENNPVFVRLGTVNIVNPAQQYQDIGLRNITIHPNYVSSSKYNDIALLELEEEVNFANNSNIFPACLHTDPRDPPLSSKLFVAGWGTMNLTNRSRSKVLLRAPLDLVPLDKCNESFAEQPSTVRALKQGVIDSLMCAADTKHLKADACQGDSGGPLILDINVEDGLYSIVGIISSGFGCATKTPGLYTRVASFLDYIEEIVWPGNVLGTGGI from the exons CCCGCTGCTTTGGGGCCTCCTTCTGCTCGGCAGTTGTGGCCTGAACACAGCAGGCGAGG AAGGCGAAGAATGCATGGTGAAGGAGAACTTGCCGGGCATCTGCCGCTCCTCATCCACCTGCGAGCCCTTCGTCGACGGCTACATCAAGTCGGGCATCCTCACCATCAACGATGTGCCCAGCTGTGGCCTCGGGCCGCGCGAGGAGATCATCTGCTGCCCCACAAAGCCCTGCTGCCCCAACGA CATTGCGGAGACAACGTCCACGGCCCGACCACCCGTCTCGGCCACACCCATCTCTCGCGTGGATGTGCCGCAGGAGCGTCCCTCGGTGGTGGCCTGCAAGAGGATACAAAGCCGCTTCGGGGAGAACAGGCTGACGGTGCACATCCTGGAGGGCATTCCCGTCAACCCCGGCGTCTATCCGCACATGGTGGCCATTGCGTACAGCACCTTCGGTGCACCTCCCGAGTATCGTTGCGGCGGCTCCCTGATCTCCAGTCGGTTCGTCCTCACCGCCGCCCACTGCGTCAACAGCGAGGAAAACAATCCCGTCTTCGTTCGCCTGGGCACCGTGAACATCGTTAATCCCGCACAGCAATATCAGGACATTGGCTTG AGAAATATTACCATTCATCCGAACTACGTTAGCAGCAGCAAGTACAATGACATTGccctgctggagctggaggaggaggttaATTTCgcgaacaacagcaacattttccCTGCGTGCCTGCACACAGACCCAAGGGATCCGCCACTCAGCTCCAAGCTCTTTGTGGCCGGCTGGGGAACCATGAACTTGACCA ATCGCTCCAGATCCAAGGTCCTGCTGCGTGCCCCACTCGACCTGGTGCCGCTGGACAAGTGCAACGAGTCGTTTGCCGAGCAGCCGAGCACCGTGCGCGCCCTGAAGCAGGGTGTCATCGATTCGCTGATGTGTGCGGCGGACACCAAGCACCTGAAGGCGGATGCCTGCCAGGGCGACTCCGGCGGTCCGCTCATCTTGGACATCAATGTCGAGGACGGACTGTACTCCATTGTGGGCATCATCTCGTCTGGGTTCGGGTGTGCCACCAAGACGCCGGGTCTCTACACACGAGTGGCCTCCTTCCTGGACTACATCGAGGAGATTGTCTGGCCGGGCAATGTGCTGGGCACGGGCGGGATATGA
- the LOC117903577 gene encoding serine protease persephone isoform X2, with protein MFAPLLWGLLLLGSCGLNTAGEGEECMVKENLPGICRSSSTCEPFVDGYIKSGILTINDVPSCGLGPREEIICCPTKPCCPNDIAETTSTARPPVSATPISRVDVPQERPSVVACKRIQSRFGENRLTVHILEGIPVNPGVYPHMVAIAYSTFGAPPEYRCGGSLISSRFVLTAAHCVNSEENNPVFVRLGTVNIVNPAQQYQDIGLRNITIHPNYVSSSKYNDIALLELEEEVNFANNSNIFPACLHTDPRDPPLSSKLFVAGWGTMNLTNRSRSKVLLRAPLDLVPLDKCNESFAEQPSTVRALKQGVIDSLMCAADTKHLKADACQGDSGGPLILDINVEDGLYSIVGIISSGFGCATKTPGLYTRVASFLDYIEEIVWPGNVLGTGGI; from the exons CCCGCTGCTTTGGGGCCTCCTTCTGCTCGGCAGTTGTGGCCTGAACACAGCAGGCGAGG GCGAAGAATGCATGGTGAAGGAGAACTTGCCGGGCATCTGCCGCTCCTCATCCACCTGCGAGCCCTTCGTCGACGGCTACATCAAGTCGGGCATCCTCACCATCAACGATGTGCCCAGCTGTGGCCTCGGGCCGCGCGAGGAGATCATCTGCTGCCCCACAAAGCCCTGCTGCCCCAACGA CATTGCGGAGACAACGTCCACGGCCCGACCACCCGTCTCGGCCACACCCATCTCTCGCGTGGATGTGCCGCAGGAGCGTCCCTCGGTGGTGGCCTGCAAGAGGATACAAAGCCGCTTCGGGGAGAACAGGCTGACGGTGCACATCCTGGAGGGCATTCCCGTCAACCCCGGCGTCTATCCGCACATGGTGGCCATTGCGTACAGCACCTTCGGTGCACCTCCCGAGTATCGTTGCGGCGGCTCCCTGATCTCCAGTCGGTTCGTCCTCACCGCCGCCCACTGCGTCAACAGCGAGGAAAACAATCCCGTCTTCGTTCGCCTGGGCACCGTGAACATCGTTAATCCCGCACAGCAATATCAGGACATTGGCTTG AGAAATATTACCATTCATCCGAACTACGTTAGCAGCAGCAAGTACAATGACATTGccctgctggagctggaggaggaggttaATTTCgcgaacaacagcaacattttccCTGCGTGCCTGCACACAGACCCAAGGGATCCGCCACTCAGCTCCAAGCTCTTTGTGGCCGGCTGGGGAACCATGAACTTGACCA ATCGCTCCAGATCCAAGGTCCTGCTGCGTGCCCCACTCGACCTGGTGCCGCTGGACAAGTGCAACGAGTCGTTTGCCGAGCAGCCGAGCACCGTGCGCGCCCTGAAGCAGGGTGTCATCGATTCGCTGATGTGTGCGGCGGACACCAAGCACCTGAAGGCGGATGCCTGCCAGGGCGACTCCGGCGGTCCGCTCATCTTGGACATCAATGTCGAGGACGGACTGTACTCCATTGTGGGCATCATCTCGTCTGGGTTCGGGTGTGCCACCAAGACGCCGGGTCTCTACACACGAGTGGCCTCCTTCCTGGACTACATCGAGGAGATTGTCTGGCCGGGCAATGTGCTGGGCACGGGCGGGATATGA
- the LOC117903577 gene encoding serine protease Hayan isoform X3 encodes MFAPLLWGLLLLGSCGLNTAGEEGEECMVKENLPGICRSSSTCEPFVDGYIKSGILTINDVPSCGLGPREEIICCPTKPCCPNDQSSKGTAAAPAPAPAPSSSTPPDTSPEQSRESRLDQSGSFFDFNQMLSTPRSLLPQPPTGRVEGRTHEAMRTQPEPFQSIGHWGAAPLPATTTATPRSVGPWGWSAAGTPRIVNKPLTIPGPRTREQQQQQQQRGNRRGSGNNLIQVVNERLRQQGMQIEAAREVESPASPSPLMPLVDPFAPFRFQAKEQQGSNIDPSDASVLPFGFV; translated from the exons CCCGCTGCTTTGGGGCCTCCTTCTGCTCGGCAGTTGTGGCCTGAACACAGCAGGCGAGG AAGGCGAAGAATGCATGGTGAAGGAGAACTTGCCGGGCATCTGCCGCTCCTCATCCACCTGCGAGCCCTTCGTCGACGGCTACATCAAGTCGGGCATCCTCACCATCAACGATGTGCCCAGCTGTGGCCTCGGGCCGCGCGAGGAGATCATCTGCTGCCCCACAAAGCCCTGCTGCCCCAACGA CCAAAGCTCgaaaggaacagcagcagctcctgctcctgctccagcaccTTCATCCTCGACTCCACCTGACACGAGCCCAGAGCAGAGCCGGGAGAGCAGGCTGGATCAGAGCGGCAGCTTCTTCGACTTCAATCAGATGCTCAGCACGCCTCGGAGTCTCCTGCCACAGCCGCCCACAGGCAGGGTTGAGGGCAGAACCCACGAGGCCATGCGAACGCAGCCAGAGCCATTCCAGAGCATTGGACACTGGGGAGCCGCTCCTCTTCcggcaacgacaactgccACGCCACGATCCGTGGGCCCTTGGGGTTGGAGTGCAGCGGGCACGCCCAGAATAGTCAACAAGCCACTGACGATTCCCGGTCCAAGGacaagagagcagcagcagcagcagcagcagcgaggaaaCCGGCGAGGATCCGGCAATAATCTGATCCAAGTGGTCAACGAGAGGCTCCGTCAGCAGGGGATGCAAATAGAGGCCGCCAGGGAGGTGGAGTCGCCAGCGTCGCCGTCCCCACTGATGCCGCTGGTCGATCCATTTGCGCCTTTCCGCTTCCAGGCAAAGGAACAGCAAGGCAGCAACATCGATCCTTCGGATGCATCCGTGCTGCCGTTCGGGTTTGTCTGA